One Peromyscus leucopus breed LL Stock chromosome 20, UCI_PerLeu_2.1, whole genome shotgun sequence genomic region harbors:
- the Lmbr1l gene encoding protein LMBR1L isoform X1 yields MEAADYEVLSVREQLFHDRVRECIISILLFATLYILCHVFLTRFKKPAEFTTVDDEDATVNKIALELCTFTLAVALGAVLLLPFSIISNEVLLSLPRNYYIQWLNGSLIHGLWNLVFLFSNLSLIFLMPFAYFFTESEGFAGSRKGVLGRVYETVVMLILLTLLVLGMVWVASAIVDNDKASRESLYDFWEYYLPYLYSCISFLGVLLLLVCTPLGLARMFSVTGKLLVKPRLLEDLEEQLNCSAFEEAALTRRICNPTSCWLPLDMELLHRQVLALQTQRVLLEKRRKASAWQRNLAYPLAMLCLLLLTGLSVLIVAIHILELLIDEAAMPRGIQDASLGQVSFSKLGSFGAIIQVILIFYLMVSSVVGFYSSPLFRSLRPRWHDTAMTQIIGNCVCLLVLSSALPVFSRTLGLTRFDLLGDFGRFNWLGNFYIVFLYNAAFAGLTTLCLVKTFTAAVRAELIRAFGLDRLPLPVSGFPRASGKKQHQ; encoded by the exons ATGGAAGCAGCTGACTACGAAGTGCTATCCGTGCGAGAGCAGCTGTTCCACGACAGGGTCCGCGAGTGCATC ATCTCGATACTTCTGTTTGCGACACTCTACATCCTCTGCCATGTCTTCCTGACCCGCTTCAAGAAGCCCGCTGAATTCACCACAG TGGATGATGAAGATGCCACCGTTAACAAGATCGC GCTGGAGCTGTGCACCTTTACCCTGGCAGTCGCCCTGGGGGCCGTCTTACTCTTACCCTTCTCCATCATCAGCAATGAGGTGCTGCTCTCATTGCCACGGAACTACTATATCCAGTGGCTCAACGGCTCCCTCATCCACG GTCTTTGGAACCTCGTTTTTCTCTTCTCCAACCTGTCCCTCATCTTCCTTATGCCCTTTGCATATTTCTTCACAGAGTCTGAGGGCTTCGCTGGCTCCAGAAAG gGTGTCCTGGGCCGGGTCTACGAGACAGTGGTGATGCTGATACTTCTCACTCTGCTTGTCCTGGGCATGGTGTGGGTGGCATCCGCCATTGTAGATAATGACAAGGCCAGCAGGGAATCACTCTATG ACTTCTGGGAGTACTACCTCCCCTACCTCTACTCCTGTATCTCCTTCCtcggagtcctcctcctcctgg TGTGCACTCCGCTGGGTCTCGCCCGCATGTTCTCCGTCACTGGGAAGTTGCTGGTCAAGCCTCGA CTACTAGAagatctggaagaacagctgaaCTGTTCAGCGTTTGAGGAGGCAGCTCTGACTCGAAGAATCTGCA ATCCCACCTCCTGCTGGCTGCCTTTGGACATGGAGCTGCTGCACAGACAAGTCCTGGCCCTGCAGACACAGAGGGTCCTCCTGG AAAAGCGGCGGAAAGCTTCAGCCTGGCAGCGGAACCTGGCCTACCCTCTGGCCATGctgtgcctgctgctgctcaCG GGCCTGTCTGTGCTTATTGTGGCCATCCACATCCTGGAGCTGCTCATCGACGAGGCCGCCATGCCGCGGGGCATTCAG GATGCCTCCCTGGGCCAGGTCTCCTTCTCCAAACTGGGATCCTTTGGTGCCATCATCCAGGTCATATTGATCTT TTACCTGATGGTGTCTTCGGTCGTGGGTTTCTACAGTTCTCCACTTTTCCGAAGCCTGAGGCCTAGATGGCATGATACAGCTATGACACAG ATAATCGGGAACTGCGTCTGCCTTCTGGTCCTGAGCTCCGCGCTTCCGGTCTTCTCTCGGACCCTCG GGCTGACTCGCTTTGACCTGCTGGGTGACTTCGGACGCTTCAACTGGCTGGGCAATTTCTACATCGTGTTCCTCTACAATGCAGCCTTTGCTGGCCTCACCACACTCTGTCTGGTGAAGACCTTCACCGCAGCTGTGAGGGCAGAGCTGATTCGAGCCTTTG GGCTGGACAGACTGCCATTGCCTGTCTCTGGTTTCCCCCGGGCTTCCGGGAAGAAACAGCACCAGTGA
- the Lmbr1l gene encoding protein LMBR1L isoform X2 — translation MPFAYFFTESEGFAGSRKGVLGRVYETVVMLILLTLLVLGMVWVASAIVDNDKASRESLYDFWEYYLPYLYSCISFLGVLLLLVCTPLGLARMFSVTGKLLVKPRLLEDLEEQLNCSAFEEAALTRRICNPTSCWLPLDMELLHRQVLALQTQRVLLEKRRKASAWQRNLAYPLAMLCLLLLTGLSVLIVAIHILELLIDEAAMPRGIQDASLGQVSFSKLGSFGAIIQVILIFYLMVSSVVGFYSSPLFRSLRPRWHDTAMTQIIGNCVCLLVLSSALPVFSRTLGLTRFDLLGDFGRFNWLGNFYIVFLYNAAFAGLTTLCLVKTFTAAVRAELIRAFGLDRLPLPVSGFPRASGKKQHQ, via the exons ATGCCCTTTGCATATTTCTTCACAGAGTCTGAGGGCTTCGCTGGCTCCAGAAAG gGTGTCCTGGGCCGGGTCTACGAGACAGTGGTGATGCTGATACTTCTCACTCTGCTTGTCCTGGGCATGGTGTGGGTGGCATCCGCCATTGTAGATAATGACAAGGCCAGCAGGGAATCACTCTATG ACTTCTGGGAGTACTACCTCCCCTACCTCTACTCCTGTATCTCCTTCCtcggagtcctcctcctcctgg TGTGCACTCCGCTGGGTCTCGCCCGCATGTTCTCCGTCACTGGGAAGTTGCTGGTCAAGCCTCGA CTACTAGAagatctggaagaacagctgaaCTGTTCAGCGTTTGAGGAGGCAGCTCTGACTCGAAGAATCTGCA ATCCCACCTCCTGCTGGCTGCCTTTGGACATGGAGCTGCTGCACAGACAAGTCCTGGCCCTGCAGACACAGAGGGTCCTCCTGG AAAAGCGGCGGAAAGCTTCAGCCTGGCAGCGGAACCTGGCCTACCCTCTGGCCATGctgtgcctgctgctgctcaCG GGCCTGTCTGTGCTTATTGTGGCCATCCACATCCTGGAGCTGCTCATCGACGAGGCCGCCATGCCGCGGGGCATTCAG GATGCCTCCCTGGGCCAGGTCTCCTTCTCCAAACTGGGATCCTTTGGTGCCATCATCCAGGTCATATTGATCTT TTACCTGATGGTGTCTTCGGTCGTGGGTTTCTACAGTTCTCCACTTTTCCGAAGCCTGAGGCCTAGATGGCATGATACAGCTATGACACAG ATAATCGGGAACTGCGTCTGCCTTCTGGTCCTGAGCTCCGCGCTTCCGGTCTTCTCTCGGACCCTCG GGCTGACTCGCTTTGACCTGCTGGGTGACTTCGGACGCTTCAACTGGCTGGGCAATTTCTACATCGTGTTCCTCTACAATGCAGCCTTTGCTGGCCTCACCACACTCTGTCTGGTGAAGACCTTCACCGCAGCTGTGAGGGCAGAGCTGATTCGAGCCTTTG GGCTGGACAGACTGCCATTGCCTGTCTCTGGTTTCCCCCGGGCTTCCGGGAAGAAACAGCACCAGTGA